A window of the Henckelia pumila isolate YLH828 chromosome 3, ASM3356847v2, whole genome shotgun sequence genome harbors these coding sequences:
- the LOC140891599 gene encoding clathrin light chain 2-like: MDSFDDGGFGVDPANDVVEGIQNGMQYGFEGGNDVAPPHMVPNDDMHYSTDDYGYGDYGNGQPYGVADDNNEGIFTSSDGGGGGGPLLPEPSQMREESSAFREWRRQNTIYLEEKEKKEKEKRDQINAEAEEYKRKFYEKMTQNCETNKAQNREREKLYLANQEKFHKEADKQYWKAIAEIIPREVSKIEKRRGKKEDERKVSVEVIQGPKPGKPTDMSRMRQVLQKLKQTPPPHMLPPKKEEAKDAAKEGKDGNSATPNASKDAKDAKDGTLATPNPSKDAKDGNSVTPNPSKDGKDATQTASPAAENKPDSDTKADDAAPKITTPDALSAKRTESPANA, translated from the exons ATGGATTCGTTTGATGATGGCGGGTTCGGGGTTGATCCAGCAAACGATGTCGTTGAGGGGATCCAAAATGGCATGCAGTACGGTTTCGAAGGTGGCAACGACGTCGCGCCACCGCACATGGTCCCCAACGATGACATGCACTACTCCACAGACGATTATGGCTACGGCGATTATGGTAACGGGCAGCCGTACGGCGTGGCGGATGACAATAATGAAGGGATTTTCACGTCGTCCgatggcggcggcggcggaggaCCTCTGCTTCCGGAACCCAGTCAGATGCGTGAGGAGAGCTCCGCTTTCCGCGAATGGCGTCG CCAAAACACAATTTATCTCGAggagaaagaaaagaaggagaAGGAGAAGAGGGATCAGATAAACGCTGAAGCTGAGGAGTACAAGCGGAAATTTTACGAGAAAATGACTCAGAATTGCGAGACTAACAAGGCCCAAAATAGGGAAAGAGAGAAA CTTTATCTTGCCAACCAAGAGAAGTTTCATAAAGAAGCTGACAAACAATACTGGAAAGCCATAGCGGAAATCATACCCCGCGAAGTTTCGAAAATTGAGAAGAGGAGAGGCAAAAAAGAAGACGAAAGGAAAGTTTCGGTCGAGGTGATTCAAGGGCCGAAGCCTGGGAAACCCACCGACATGTCGAGAATGCGTCAAGTCCTCCAGAAGCTGAAGCAAACTCCTCCACCTCACATGCTTCCACCCAAAAAGGAAGAAGCCAAAGATGCAGCAAAAGAAGGGAAGGATGGGAATTCCGCAACGCCAAACGCGTCCAAGGATGCGAAAGATGCGAAAGACGGGACCTTGGCCACACCAAATCCGTCCAAGGATGCGAAAGACGGGAACTCTGTCACACCAAATCCGTCCAAGGATGGGAAGGATGCGACACAGACTGCATCTCCTGCTGCAGAGAACAAGCCTGATTCGGATACTAAAGCCGATGATGCTGCTCCTAAAATAACGACCCCTGATGCATTGTCCGCGAAGAGGACAGAGTCTCCTGCTAATGCCTGA
- the LOC140891872 gene encoding uncharacterized protein isoform X1: MGRKNSVFSHRRLFESSCYKTIDNMPPNSTSQEPLASSAPKFKKNSEDAFEPSKKITERGSISNRFLLKGGHSKVIDSMLSDVTSQESASKDKKRPRDASETRKKRKDKGYYPMMVVLCLLVTCTQNNCPKKILQKRTRPSPKIQIRLFKHVLNRLRMHYIQEKKEKEKDNVTLLIAVKYQAVRRENTRMVSCREYYCYKFQIRSHIQSILFYSRRLLQQYAVDMYIKLETTRLDYCRNNQSELRSEYYQGIVDSINCGETRGHEIGKRIVLPASFIGGPRDMRKRYLDVMALVRRFGKPDLFITMTCNPEWKEIKENLIGSQQPQDRPDLTARVFRSKFQDLKKEVIHNASFRKVSAYAYVVEFQKKGLPHIHMLIILKQEYKINSADQFDDYVSAELPQKENNPRLFNLVVKHMMHGPCGYLNKTNSCMINGQCKSHYPWNFCERTVQGEDGYPIYRRRNDGQTADVRRAKLTNQWVVPYNPYLLMRYDCHINVEVCSGLTVVKYLYKYIYKGHDKVAVHIASGNELTL, from the exons ATGGGACGAAAAAATTCAGTATTCTCACATAGAAG GTTATTCGAAAGTAGTTGTTATAAGACTATCGATAATATGCCACCAAATTCTACCTCGCAAG AGCCACTCGCATCAAGTGCcccaaaattcaaaaaaaattctgaGGACGCATTTGAGCCAAGCAAGAAAATAACAGAAAGAGGTTCCATCTCAAACAG ATTTTTATTAAAAGGTGGTCATTCTAAAGTTATCGATAGTATGCTATCAGATGTTACCTCTCAAG AAAGTGCCTCTAAAGACAAAAAACGACCCAGGGACGCATCTGAgacaagaaagaaaagaaaagataaaG GGTATTATCCAATGATGGTAGTCCTGTGCCTATTGGTTACATGCACACAAAACAACTGCCCCAAG AAAATACTTCAGAAAAGGACAAGACCGAGTCCCAAAATTCAAATTCGCTTATTCAAACACGTCCTCAATAGATTAAGAATGCATTACAtccaagaaaaaaaagaaaaagagaaagaTAATGTCACGTTACTCATAGCTGTCAAATATCAag CTGTTAGGAGAGAAAACACCAGAATGGTTTCTTGCCGAGAGTACTATTGTTATAAATTTCAGATCAGGAGTCACATTCAATCGATTCTTTTTTATTCAAGGAGGTTGTTGCAACAATATGCAGTTGACATGTACATCAAACTTGAAACAACACGATTGGATTATTGTAGAAATAATCAATCTGAATTGAGATCTGAGTATTATCAAGGCATTGTGGATAGCATCAATTGTGGAGAAACAAGAGGGCATGAGATTGGAAAAAGAATTGTACTTCCTGCATCATTTATTGGAGGTCCAAGAGACATGCGAAAAAGATATTTAGATGTTATGGCATTGGTAAGAAGGTTCGGAAAACCAGATCTCTTTATAACAATGACTTGCAATCCGGAGTGGAAAGAAATAAAAGAGAATTTAATAGGGAGTCAACAACCTCAGGATCGGCCGGATTTGACAGCTAGAgtttttcgatcaaaattcCAAGACTTGAAAAAAGAAGTAATTCATAACGCATCATTTAGAAAAGTTTCTGCCTATGCTTATGTAGTTGAATTCCAAAAAAAAGGCTTACCTCATATTCACATGTTGATCATATTGAAACAAGAATATAAGATAAACAGTGCTGATCAATTTGATGATTATGTTTCGGCTGAATTACCTCAAAAAGAGAATAATCCAAGGTTATTTAACCTTGTGGTGAAGCATATGATGCACGGACCTTGTGGATATTTGAATAAAACAAACTCTTGCATGATTAATGGGCAATGTAAGAGTCATTATCCATGGAATTTTTGCGAGAGAACTGTTCAAGGAGAAGATGGTTATCCTATTTACCGGAGAAGGAATGATGGCCAAACAGCAGATGTAAGAAGAGCTAAATTAACTAATCAGTGGGTTGTCCCTTACAATCCATACCTTCTTATGAGATATGATTGCCACATAAATGTTGAAGTTTGTTCTGGATTGACTGTAGTTAAGTATCTCTACAAGTATATTTACAAAGGTCATGACAAAGTCGCCGTACACATTGCATCGGGAAATGAGTTGACACTAtag
- the LOC140891872 gene encoding uncharacterized protein isoform X2 — MHDFPSIEDVTLQICKNAGVDQRNYNNPTADQVAAIWIEGNNSNTPYDRNIMLHGSDGKKHIIKHYFGCYDPLQYPLLFPSGENGWHQNIPKFKDARIVLESQHTTVNQTDFSSVESILQSEQRAVRRENTRMVSCREYYCYKFQIRSHIQSILFYSRRLLQQYAVDMYIKLETTRLDYCRNNQSELRSEYYQGIVDSINCGETRGHEIGKRIVLPASFIGGPRDMRKRYLDVMALVRRFGKPDLFITMTCNPEWKEIKENLIGSQQPQDRPDLTARVFRSKFQDLKKEVIHNASFRKVSAYAYVVEFQKKGLPHIHMLIILKQEYKINSADQFDDYVSAELPQKENNPRLFNLVVKHMMHGPCGYLNKTNSCMINGQCKSHYPWNFCERTVQGEDGYPIYRRRNDGQTADVRRAKLTNQWVVPYNPYLLMRYDCHINVEVCSGLTVVKYLYKYIYKGHDKVAVHIASGNELTL; from the exons ATGCATGATTTTCCATCCATTGAAGATGTAACACTTCAAATATGCAAGAATGCTGGAGTAGATCAGCGTAACTACAATAATCCTACAGCTGACCAAGTTGCTGCTATTTGGATTGAGGGAAATAATTCTAATACTCCATATGATAGGAACATAATGCTTCATGGGTCTGATGGAAAGAAACATATAATAAAACATTATTTTGGTTGTTATGACCCCCTACAATATCCACTTCTTTTTCCAAGCGGTGAAAATGGATGGCACCAGAATATTCCTAAATTTAAAGATGCAAGAATTGTTCTCGAGTCACAACATACGACTGTGAATCAAACAGATTTTTCCTCCGTAGAATCTATTCTTCAATCAGAACAGAGAG CTGTTAGGAGAGAAAACACCAGAATGGTTTCTTGCCGAGAGTACTATTGTTATAAATTTCAGATCAGGAGTCACATTCAATCGATTCTTTTTTATTCAAGGAGGTTGTTGCAACAATATGCAGTTGACATGTACATCAAACTTGAAACAACACGATTGGATTATTGTAGAAATAATCAATCTGAATTGAGATCTGAGTATTATCAAGGCATTGTGGATAGCATCAATTGTGGAGAAACAAGAGGGCATGAGATTGGAAAAAGAATTGTACTTCCTGCATCATTTATTGGAGGTCCAAGAGACATGCGAAAAAGATATTTAGATGTTATGGCATTGGTAAGAAGGTTCGGAAAACCAGATCTCTTTATAACAATGACTTGCAATCCGGAGTGGAAAGAAATAAAAGAGAATTTAATAGGGAGTCAACAACCTCAGGATCGGCCGGATTTGACAGCTAGAgtttttcgatcaaaattcCAAGACTTGAAAAAAGAAGTAATTCATAACGCATCATTTAGAAAAGTTTCTGCCTATGCTTATGTAGTTGAATTCCAAAAAAAAGGCTTACCTCATATTCACATGTTGATCATATTGAAACAAGAATATAAGATAAACAGTGCTGATCAATTTGATGATTATGTTTCGGCTGAATTACCTCAAAAAGAGAATAATCCAAGGTTATTTAACCTTGTGGTGAAGCATATGATGCACGGACCTTGTGGATATTTGAATAAAACAAACTCTTGCATGATTAATGGGCAATGTAAGAGTCATTATCCATGGAATTTTTGCGAGAGAACTGTTCAAGGAGAAGATGGTTATCCTATTTACCGGAGAAGGAATGATGGCCAAACAGCAGATGTAAGAAGAGCTAAATTAACTAATCAGTGGGTTGTCCCTTACAATCCATACCTTCTTATGAGATATGATTGCCACATAAATGTTGAAGTTTGTTCTGGATTGACTGTAGTTAAGTATCTCTACAAGTATATTTACAAAGGTCATGACAAAGTCGCCGTACACATTGCATCGGGAAATGAGTTGACACTAtag